The Moorena producens PAL-8-15-08-1 genomic interval GTTCTAATTCCAGAATCAGACAGCCATCTGAATTACGATGAAATACACCATCAAATACTGCGTAATCATCGCCCTTTTTCCTCGCCCAAATTTTAGTAGGATTGATCAGGTCTAGATTTTCCTCAGATAACCCAGCTTTAATTCTCTCCACTTGGAATGGGTCAAGTACATCTTCTAGGGTTTTTTCTAGCATGGCTTCGGCAGGGATTCCCAAAACCCTAGAGGTATTGTTGCTAACTTGTAAGATTTTCAGCTCAGGCTCTTCCAGTACCAAGAGTCCCCCATGAGGCTGTATTTGACCAATCACATGAATCGGTTCATGATTCAATTTGGTTTGTTGTGCTGGTAAATTTATTCCTACCATAATTCTCCGACCTTAATCCAGGATTATCAACAGTTATACGACCTCTGTAAGGAAGTCTCCTTGATTACCAATATCATTCCAAATACTATTTCTAATACTATTTAGTTTTTTCCTTGTGAATCTTTAAGCGAACTTACCTATGACTACCTAGTATTTCCTAGTATATCCCAGTAAGTCAAGGATTAGGTCTAGAGTAATTTTTAAAAAAATATTAAATTTTTTGGTATTGCCTTTAGATCTTCTGCTGTTTATGGGATTCCTCTTGCCATCAAGGGGAATGTTAGGCTTGCTTCTAAAAAAATATTAATAATAATACCTAAAAACTCAATATTTAATAATTTAACTTAACAAAAAACGTTAACTTCTAATGGACAAACGTGAACGCAAATCAGGTTGCTACACATCACTTTCATCTCCCCACACTCCATTAAGGGAGTAGGGAGTAGGGAGTAGGGGTAACTAAGTTGACTGTACCTCCTGTATCTCATAAGTATGATTAACGCTATAAAAATCTTTGCCATCTCCCCATCTCCCCATCTCCCCATCTCCCCATCTCCCCACACCTCCCACCCTCTCCCCATCTCCCCATCTCCCCATCTCCCCATCTCCCCATCTCCCCACACCTCCCACCCTCTCCTTAATTAATTATGGGTATTCAAGCAGACTTGATATTAGTAGACTCTATAGGTCAGGCTGGTAGTCAGTATTTACTAGAGAATATTACTACTGAAGTCATTGCTCCCTAGTATGATCAGGTTCTTGATGAAGTGTTGTCAAAAGCTGAGTAGGGGATCTGTTGATTGTAATTTATTGGTTAATCAATCTTGTCGTCCAAATTTAGCGGATGAATTTGTAGTATGCAAAGTTATACGCTAATTCTCTATAGCTTGGCAATTTTTTTGCGTATAAATACTGGTAATTTTTAAATTTATGTGTTTGATAATATCTAGATAAAGCGTCATGATTACGGATTACACTATGAAGTGCGGAATGTGGGTTGAAGTTGGCAAAATAGCCTTGACTTATTCGCCGTTTTTTGATATTCTCTGATTATAGGCATGGACAATTGTTGAGTAAAAGCAATGTAAGGATTATACCTCTGCGGAAAATAAACCTGAAACCCCAGGTCTGAGCTAAACTTTAATTTACCGCAGATATCTCTTAGACAAAGTTATCCCCAAAAAAAAATTAATCAATTGTCCGGAAAGCTATAGCTTACTAAGAATAGCTATTTAGTTCATAACTACTAGTTTTGGCTTAGGAACTAATTTAAAAATATCAATCGGTGCTCGCTAAAACTTAATTAAATAATTTACTATGAACAAATTAAATAATATTTATTTATTTAAATAATTAATTATTTAATTTCAGGAGTGGGCTTCGATGGTCCTATTGATCTCAGTCTCTCCCCGCTACACTTTTTTAAAGTTTTCATTTAAACGCCAGGAAAGTGAGTAAAGGTGAGATGTAAGCATTTAGCTATCAGCGGTCAGCGGTCAGCGGTCAGCTTTGTAGCACAGGCTTTGGCCTTGGCCAAAAGGCCACGCGGGGCGCGTTTGGCCACGCTGTGCGAACGACCCTGTGACTTCACTCAGATTAAACAAATGGTTACCTGTTTTCTTCAAAAGCACCTCACGTAGCCTGCGCGTAGCCCATGAGCTGATAGCTGATAGCTGACGGCTGAATGCTTACGGTGAGATTTTGTGTCTATAGTTTTTCTAAATAGTTCATGAACAATATTACTGATTTTTAATAACATCAAAAAATCCTCCAAGCTCTTTAATACTGCTCCTTAAGTAGACATATAGCAAGCCCGTAATTTATGTTTATTCATATTGGCTACCATAAAACAGCCACGACATTTTTACAACAATATATTTTCCCTAATCACCCAGAAATAGAGTATTGGAATCGCCATTCTCCAAAGTACAAATGGCTGGCGGACATTGTGACGTGCCATGATTTTGATTTTAACGCCCATGAAATCCGTTTGAAAGCACAATCAGTTTCTAGTACCACCAAAGTTAAATTAATCTCATGGGAGCAATTTTCAGGAGCTCCATATCGGGGAGGAAGTGATAGCCGTATCATTGCCGATAGGCTACATGGGGTATTCCCTAATGCGAAGATCATTATTTCTATCCGTAACCAGTTAGATATGATTGATTCGTTGTATAGACAGTATATCCATCAGGGGGGAGGCTGTGGTTTTGATAGCTTCTTAAATCTTTCCCATGAATGCTGTGTTTATTTTTCCTTGAAACATTTATGTTACGACAGGATGATTCATTACTATCAACAGCTTTTTGGGACTGGGGCGGTTTTTGTCTGTTTATATGAGGCATTCCAAGCATCACATTATGACTTTATTAGTAAACTTTTTAGGTTCATGTCGCTAAAATCAAACAGTTTCAATAACGAAATTTTTATGAACAGAACTAATCAAGGCATGTCTTCTCTTTCTATCGCGATCGCACGTATAGTAAACCGGTTTGTGTATAGCCCATCATTCAATCCCAACCCCGTTATTCCTTTTAGAGCGATAAATTCACACTTTTTTCGTCGGTGTTTACAAGGCTATTTAGATCCATTAATGTTTAATCGTATATCTGGTAAACGAAGTTTCATCTCTAAAGAAAGGCGCGTTCAATTAAATGATTATTTTCGCACCAGTAATCGCTCATTATTAAATAGGGTAGATTTGCCTTTGAAGGAATATAATTATCCTTTGTAAGAGCGGCGAGCAAGAGCAAGAGAAAGCGAGAGTTTACATGAGCAAAATTATTGGTTTGATTACGGCACGGGGTGGCTCGAAGTCCATTCCCCGTAAGAATACTACCTTGCTGGCGGGTAAGCCCCTAATTGCTTGGACAATCGAAGCGGCTTTACAAAGTCATAGGTTGAATCGTGTGATGGTTTCTACTGACGATGAAGAGATTGCTGACGTGTCGAAAAAGTGGGGGGCTGAGGTGCCATTCCTGCGCCCCGCAGCACTAGCGCAAGACGATTCACCTCACATTCCCGTGTTGATACATGCTGTCGAGTGGTTAGAACAAGTTGAAGGGACAACACTAGACTATCTGATGTTGTTGCAGCCGACTTCGCCGTTGCGTTCGGCTAAGGATATTGACTTAGGGATTGAATTGGCTTTGGCTCAGAATGCTGATAGTGTCGTCAGTGTCTGTGAGGCGTCCACCCATCCCTATTTTACGAGGCGGATCACGAGTGACGGTAAACTACAGGATTTTGTGCAAAAACCCGATGGCTACCTGCGCCGACAAGTGCTGCCGCCCGCCTATGCTTGGAATGGGGCGATATTTTTGGTACGGCGGGATATCTTAATGGAAAAGCAGACTTTGGAAACAAACTCTACTTATGCTTATGTGATGACACCTGAACACTCCCTAGAGATTGACACGCCTTGGGATTTGTACCTGGCGGATTTGATTTTGAATAATCCTGCAAAACATTGATACACTCAAAGTGAGTTTGACTTTATGTTTGGAGGTAAAATGTCAAATCTGTTTGCGATTTGTTCAGTATTAAGTTTTACCTGGGCCCAATGTTTGGTGTCATCTTTATTGCCCGAAGAAGAAAACCATCTCTGGCTCTATACCTACCCGCTCTTTTATCAATTATCCCAGTCATGGAAAACTTTGCTGATTCCTGAGCTATGGTCAAGTATATGGTACGTCAACTTCCAGCAGAAAGAAGCTTGTATTATTCCTCAAAAGTTGTTGCGCTCTCCCTACAATTATCATCTCACCCTATCTAAGAGTGAAGGGAGGATGAGAGAAAAATTAGATACTCTGGACAGTCTCTCTCATATATACATCCATTCTAACCTTGGACAACCAGTGTTGCGCTTTTTACACCAAGAAAGCCAACGCCGAAACTGTCGTTTCATCTATTTAGAAGATGGGTTAGGTGCATATAAGCCTCCCCAGTCTGTTTCCACCGGAACCAGGACTCTAAACACCATCAGATGGATAAAACAACAGTTGTATCGAGGGCCTATAGGAATCGAGACCATTATAGGGAGTATAGGAACCTGCCTGTTCCTCTATCTAACAAATAGGCAGCATATCTATTCACCATATCATAATTTGATGAAATTTGATGAAGCCTATCTAATGTTTCCTGAAAAATCCCCAAAGGTTAAGTTTCCTGGTGCCATTATCCATGATTTATCTCAATTTGTGACCCCCAGTCAAATAAATGAGCTGAAACAGCGTGCTAACTTATCAGAATATATTGATTGGTCAGGACAAGATGAGGGCAAAAATTCAGCCCTCTTTTTATCTCAGTCTTTAGCAGAAGACTCTTTACTCAAGATGGAACATCAGGTGGATTTGACCAAGGGTATCCTGGAGCAGTTAGTTCGCCAATATCAGCTGGTTTTCTATAAACCCCATCCCCGGGACTCCCAGGCAAAAACAACGGCTATTTTGTCATCTGTACCTACGGTTAAGCTCTTTGCCGAAAAGGTATCATTGCCCGTTGAAATAGTCCTGGAAGAGGGTCAGATCCAGGCTTGCTATGGAATATTTTCATCAGCTTTGGTCTATCTGCCTATTTTGTCAGGTATTCAGACCTATTCTTTCTTCCCATGGATGGTGCGTGAGTTAGAATCTATGGGAGTGAACCCTTTGGTATTCAAGAGGTTTTTCGAGTGCCATCAGGCACAGTTTGAGGGAGAAACCATTTGGTTGGAGGAGTTGGCCTATGAATAGATTTGAGCTGGGTAGCCGAAAAATTGGGGCGGAACATCCCCCGTTAGTTATTGCCGAAATCGGGATCAATCATGAAGGGGATGTTGAGAAAGCGATTCGCATGGTCGATGATGCCTATGGGGCGGGCTGTGAGTGTGTAAAGTTCCAGTGCCACGTCATTGAAGATGAGATGATTCCTAATGATGTGGTGCCGGGTAACGCCAATGAGAGTATTTGGGAGATCATGAAGCGTTGTGCCCTTTCCGAAGATGAAGAAGTTCGGCTCAAAGCCTATGTGGAGTCAAAGGGTATGATCTATCTGTGTACCCCTTTCTCACGAGCAGCTGCCATCCGCTTGGAAAAGATGGGGGTCTGTGGTTATAAAATCGGTTCTGGCGAGTGCAATAATTACCCGTTGGTCAAGCATATTGCTGCTTATGGTAAGCCTGTTATCCTCAGTACGGGGATGAATAATTTGGCCTCAATTATGCCAGCGGTGGACATCTTGCGAGAAGCGGGCGTCCCCTTTGCCATCATGCACTGCACCTCCATGTACCCGACGCCTTATGAGAAGGTTCGTTTGGGGGCATTATCGGTTCTGGCAGAACAGTTTCCGGACGCAGTGTTAGGTTTGAGCGATCATTCCCTTGGCAATTATACCTGTTTTGGGGCAGTGTCCTTGGGGGCTCGCATCTTGGAAAAGCACTTTACTTCTGATAAAAGCTGGGCAGGACCCGACGTTCCGATTTCGATTGATCCAACTGAACTAAAAGAGTTAATCCACGGCTCAAAGGTTATTTATAGCGCCTTGGGAGGCACAAAAGAGGTCTTGCCCGAAGAACAACCCACCATTAACTTTGCTTATGCTTGCGTGGTCTCAATAGGAGAGATATTGCCTGGAGAAAGGCTGACGATGGAAAATATTTGGGTTAAGCGTCCCGGTACAGGGCAGATTAAGGCCGTTGACTTTGAAAATCTGTTGGGTAAGAGAGTGCGACGGCATATTCCAAAAGACACGCAACTGGATTGGGTCGATGTGGAGTGATAAGTGATGAAACAATTACTAAAGGCGATCGCTGATCCAATTCATAGCACGAGGTATCTCTTAGCAAGGGTAAAGGAGTTCATGCCCCAGTCGTCGGAAAGAATCTCACGAGATGCGGGGGATTTTTGGAGTCGCAGCGATAAGAGCGACCGTATTAAAGACTTTTCTCACTGGCTGGGGGAAGGCAGATGGTCTGACGAACAACGTTGGACTCGGGTCGGGCAAATGAACTTGGAACGGTTTGAGAAACTATGTTTGTTTGCTAACACCACCAGACCCATTCGTAGCATGATTGAGTGGGGTCCTGGGGGCGGCGCGAATGCGGTACAATTTTGTTCAGAAGTCGAGACATTCATAGGCGTAGATATTTCGGAGGCTAATCTGGCTGAATCCCAGCGCCAACTGGAAAGTCTTGGCTTTGATGGGTTTCAGGCGATTTCGATTGAGGCTGAGAAACCAGAACAAGTCCTTGAGCATGTTGACTCTACCATAGACTTTTTTCTTTCCACCTCCGTTTATCAACACTTTCCGAGCAAAGACTATGGAGTACGAGTCACCAAGTTGGCTTATCAACTCCTATCTGATCAGGGTGTGGCCCTGATCCAAATCAGATACGATGATGGGTCTGAAAAATTTAAGCCCAAGCTGCGGGATTATCACCAAAATGCAATCACCTTCACCTCCTATCATCTCGACGAGTTTTGGGATATAGCGATGTCTATTGGTTTTAAACCATTGTGTATCACTTTGGGTAGCTCTTGCTATGCTTATTTCTTTCTCAAGAAGCAGAAAATAGACAGTGAATTTTGTACCAACAACTTATAAAATTGATCTTGACCCCGCCAAAGCCAAATTCCCCGTACCAATATCTCTGGGAAACCAGCCCTACTATTTGGTGCGCTCCGAATCGGGTTATCAGCTTATATCAAGGGTTTGCCCCCACCAAGGGCGGGAAGTTTCCGATGACGGCGAGTGTTTTACTTGCCCGTTTCATGGCTGGCGCTTTGAACATGGAACCGGAAAGGGAATAAACAACCAGGCGGCGTTGTCGGCGATACCAGTAACAGTTTCGGGGGATCACTTCTTAGCGGAAGTGCCATGTGCCCCATTCAGAAGCCCTCTCCCTCAAACAGGCAAAGATATCCAGGATTTGGCGATTACATTACATGTCCACTCCTGCCTAGAAGTGGGCTACAAAGGCTTTTCCCTTCTCACCGATCCTTGGCTTTGTGGGTCAGCCTTTTTAGGCTCTTGGATACATTATCCCGCTCCCATAGTCAACATTTCCACCTTGCGTCCTGATGCGATCTGGATTTCCCATGAGCACTCGGATCATTTTCATAAAGAAACCTTAGACCATTTTGACCGTTCAACGCCGATTTACGTGCCCGACTTTCCCAATCGTCGCCTGATCGAGGGTTTAACGGCATTGGGCTTTCAGGATATACGTCCCATGGCCTTTGGGGAGAGAGTCCAACTCTCAAAACATATTCATCTGACCTGCTTTGAACCAGGCAGTTTATGGAATGATGCCATTGTTTTGATGGAGATTGATGGCTTTCGTGTGCTCAATATCAATGATGCGGGCATTAACCATCGCATTGCCTCGTTGCTGCCTCCTGTGGATATGGTCGCCTCTTTGTTCGTTCCTGGAGCATCAGGATACCCTTGGACTTGGAGTCATCTTAGCCAAGAGCAAAAGGTTAACATCTCAAAACGTAGCGCTCAAGGCTTACTTGAGATGCTTAAACAGATGATGAAGCTGTATGACGCGAAATATCTCTTACCCTTTGCGGGTAATTTCACGTGGTGTCATCCCACTCATCGTGAGTATGTTGGCCTAATGAGTACCAATACCTTAGACGATGTGGTGCAGCTTTTTGAGGGCAGTGACGTAGAAGTAATTCCTCTTCTACCTGGAGAGAGCTGGGAGAGTTCAACAGGCAAGATTAAGCGTGTCTGGCAGAATCGAGAGGAACTCGATGACATAAACTATAA includes:
- a CDS encoding cytidylyltransferase domain-containing protein; amino-acid sequence: MSKIIGLITARGGSKSIPRKNTTLLAGKPLIAWTIEAALQSHRLNRVMVSTDDEEIADVSKKWGAEVPFLRPAALAQDDSPHIPVLIHAVEWLEQVEGTTLDYLMLLQPTSPLRSAKDIDLGIELALAQNADSVVSVCEASTHPYFTRRITSDGKLQDFVQKPDGYLRRQVLPPAYAWNGAIFLVRRDILMEKQTLETNSTYAYVMTPEHSLEIDTPWDLYLADLILNNPAKH
- a CDS encoding polysialyltransferase family glycosyltransferase, with the protein product MSSLLPEEENHLWLYTYPLFYQLSQSWKTLLIPELWSSIWYVNFQQKEACIIPQKLLRSPYNYHLTLSKSEGRMREKLDTLDSLSHIYIHSNLGQPVLRFLHQESQRRNCRFIYLEDGLGAYKPPQSVSTGTRTLNTIRWIKQQLYRGPIGIETIIGSIGTCLFLYLTNRQHIYSPYHNLMKFDEAYLMFPEKSPKVKFPGAIIHDLSQFVTPSQINELKQRANLSEYIDWSGQDEGKNSALFLSQSLAEDSLLKMEHQVDLTKGILEQLVRQYQLVFYKPHPRDSQAKTTAILSSVPTVKLFAEKVSLPVEIVLEEGQIQACYGIFSSALVYLPILSGIQTYSFFPWMVRELESMGVNPLVFKRFFECHQAQFEGETIWLEELAYE
- a CDS encoding N-acetylneuraminate synthase family protein, which gives rise to MNRFELGSRKIGAEHPPLVIAEIGINHEGDVEKAIRMVDDAYGAGCECVKFQCHVIEDEMIPNDVVPGNANESIWEIMKRCALSEDEEVRLKAYVESKGMIYLCTPFSRAAAIRLEKMGVCGYKIGSGECNNYPLVKHIAAYGKPVILSTGMNNLASIMPAVDILREAGVPFAIMHCTSMYPTPYEKVRLGALSVLAEQFPDAVLGLSDHSLGNYTCFGAVSLGARILEKHFTSDKSWAGPDVPISIDPTELKELIHGSKVIYSALGGTKEVLPEEQPTINFAYACVVSIGEILPGERLTMENIWVKRPGTGQIKAVDFENLLGKRVRRHIPKDTQLDWVDVE
- a CDS encoding class I SAM-dependent methyltransferase, which encodes MKQLLKAIADPIHSTRYLLARVKEFMPQSSERISRDAGDFWSRSDKSDRIKDFSHWLGEGRWSDEQRWTRVGQMNLERFEKLCLFANTTRPIRSMIEWGPGGGANAVQFCSEVETFIGVDISEANLAESQRQLESLGFDGFQAISIEAEKPEQVLEHVDSTIDFFLSTSVYQHFPSKDYGVRVTKLAYQLLSDQGVALIQIRYDDGSEKFKPKLRDYHQNAITFTSYHLDEFWDIAMSIGFKPLCITLGSSCYAYFFLKKQKIDSEFCTNNL
- a CDS encoding MBL fold metallo-hydrolase; translation: MPCAPFRSPLPQTGKDIQDLAITLHVHSCLEVGYKGFSLLTDPWLCGSAFLGSWIHYPAPIVNISTLRPDAIWISHEHSDHFHKETLDHFDRSTPIYVPDFPNRRLIEGLTALGFQDIRPMAFGERVQLSKHIHLTCFEPGSLWNDAIVLMEIDGFRVLNINDAGINHRIASLLPPVDMVASLFVPGASGYPWTWSHLSQEQKVNISKRSAQGLLEMLKQMMKLYDAKYLLPFAGNFTWCHPTHREYVGLMSTNTLDDVVQLFEGSDVEVIPLLPGESWESSTGKIKRVWQNREELDDINYKLRYIEQHFDQALFSQYHACSTTVTRSELEAYFLQLNDVPDIAFCEEITVTVQATQEDFDEVTFSVSFSITAGRLEILSELPDVPNLLMKIPLGILAKIVTENLSWDEAHIGHWCRFSRSSNIYNAGFWRLLQAPYYHKPASVPPIDHQPITGDTVIADLLETHGNQAQRILGRYGLYCLGCHHSTHDTITLGAKQHGLNKNTVDRLVRELNQTFDSKKEESTI